The Nitrospira sp. genome window below encodes:
- a CDS encoding bifunctional SulP family inorganic anion transporter/carbonic anhydrase yields MHVANGISAGSLLADIKAGLVVFVVALPLCLGIALASDAPLVSGLLAGIVGGIVVGLLSGSHTSVSGPAAGLSAVIAAEIYSLGSFSAFLTAVVLAGIVQIGLGMAKGGFIAAFFPSSVIKGLLAAIGIILILKQIPHLVGHDPDPEGDMSFFQPDFETTFSELLSIFGDVHLGASTIGLLSLVLLVLWGMWKPLKDSALPAPLVVVLVGVGMSLWFEQLGDPWRIGVSHLVQVPIANGMGEFTGLLEFPDYTQWTNPSVYIAGLTIAIVASLETLLNLQAVDRLDPQQRTSPPSQELVAQGIGNVTCGLIGGLPVTSVIIRSSVNVNSGGQTKLATLVHGALLLISVPLIPMYLNLIPVSCLAAILLMTGIKLASPALVKQMWNEGRYQFIPFAATVAAIVLTDLLIGIVIGLAVAIGFILNSNMRRPVYRSVEQHLGGDVVRIRLANQVSFLNRATLSQVLNAVPRNGHVLLDAGSTDYIDPDVLDLIRDLKEQTGPAHGVTVSLVGFRAEYGFTDQIQYTEHSTRELQQAMTPQRVLQILKDGHERVRKGRHLTRDFKRQVHATARGQYPLAVALSCIDSRTPVELMFDLGLGDVFSIRMAGNVTSQKVLAGAEYGCAVAGAKLLVVIGHTCCGAVSAAVTLLNSNRTVAEETGCQHLDSIVREIQPSAWEVIARIKGEATSIDPVTVADAVAREHVLHVVKAIRQQSWTLDNLVREGRIAIVGAMYDVVTGDIEFLVQDGLSETAVGNTAS; encoded by the coding sequence ATGCATGTTGCCAATGGTATATCGGCAGGCTCCCTCCTGGCCGACATCAAGGCAGGTCTTGTTGTCTTCGTTGTGGCATTACCCCTTTGCTTGGGAATTGCCCTGGCGTCTGATGCGCCACTGGTGTCGGGACTCTTAGCTGGAATTGTCGGCGGCATCGTGGTGGGCCTCTTGAGCGGTTCCCATACCAGTGTCAGCGGTCCCGCAGCCGGGTTGTCGGCCGTCATCGCGGCGGAAATCTATTCCCTCGGCTCATTTTCTGCCTTTCTTACAGCAGTTGTTCTCGCTGGTATTGTTCAAATCGGCTTAGGGATGGCCAAAGGCGGATTCATTGCTGCCTTTTTTCCATCGAGTGTGATCAAGGGGTTGTTGGCAGCGATCGGTATTATTTTGATCTTGAAACAGATCCCGCATTTGGTTGGACATGACCCTGATCCTGAAGGCGACATGTCCTTTTTCCAGCCAGACTTTGAAACGACGTTTTCTGAACTCCTCAGCATCTTTGGTGATGTTCACTTGGGCGCTTCCACGATTGGGCTCTTGTCTCTTGTGCTGCTCGTTCTCTGGGGGATGTGGAAGCCCTTGAAAGACTCCGCCCTACCGGCTCCGCTCGTTGTTGTGCTCGTCGGTGTGGGCATGAGCCTATGGTTTGAACAATTGGGAGATCCTTGGCGGATTGGGGTTAGCCATCTTGTCCAGGTACCGATAGCCAACGGAATGGGAGAGTTCACCGGTTTACTGGAATTCCCCGACTACACACAATGGACGAATCCATCTGTCTACATCGCCGGACTCACGATTGCGATTGTCGCCTCTTTGGAAACACTCTTGAATCTGCAAGCAGTAGATCGACTCGATCCCCAACAGCGGACTTCGCCGCCGAGCCAGGAACTCGTGGCGCAAGGCATCGGGAACGTGACTTGTGGATTGATCGGTGGCCTGCCGGTCACTTCAGTGATCATCCGCAGCTCTGTCAATGTCAACAGCGGTGGACAGACAAAACTGGCGACGCTTGTGCACGGCGCCTTGCTTCTGATCAGTGTTCCGCTCATCCCGATGTATCTGAACCTGATTCCGGTGTCTTGTCTCGCAGCGATCTTGTTGATGACCGGTATCAAGTTGGCCAGTCCGGCTCTCGTCAAGCAGATGTGGAACGAGGGGCGGTATCAATTCATCCCGTTCGCGGCTACGGTGGCTGCCATCGTATTGACGGATTTGTTGATCGGTATCGTGATTGGGCTTGCCGTCGCGATCGGATTTATCCTCAACAGCAACATGCGTCGTCCAGTGTATCGCTCCGTCGAACAGCATCTTGGAGGCGATGTGGTGCGTATCCGACTCGCCAACCAGGTCAGCTTCTTAAACCGTGCCACGCTTTCTCAAGTCCTGAACGCTGTGCCTCGCAATGGGCATGTGTTGCTCGATGCAGGGAGTACGGATTACATCGACCCCGACGTGCTTGACCTTATTCGAGACTTGAAGGAACAGACGGGACCAGCTCATGGCGTAACGGTGAGTCTGGTAGGCTTTCGAGCTGAGTACGGTTTCACAGACCAAATTCAATATACCGAGCACTCGACCCGCGAGCTTCAACAGGCCATGACCCCGCAGCGAGTCTTGCAAATTTTGAAAGATGGTCACGAACGGGTCCGCAAAGGGCGTCACCTCACGAGAGACTTCAAGCGACAGGTCCACGCGACAGCGAGAGGACAATATCCCTTAGCGGTAGCACTCAGTTGCATTGATTCTCGCACGCCGGTGGAATTGATGTTTGATCTTGGTTTGGGAGATGTCTTTAGCATTCGTATGGCCGGGAACGTCACAAGTCAAAAGGTGTTGGCCGGGGCAGAATACGGTTGTGCCGTCGCGGGGGCGAAACTCCTCGTCGTAATTGGGCATACGTGCTGTGGTGCTGTTTCCGCTGCAGTGACACTCCTGAATTCGAACCGGACAGTTGCTGAGGAGACTGGTTGTCAGCATCTTGATTCGATTGTCCGCGAGATCCAACCCTCAGCGTGGGAAGTCATTGCCCGGATAAAAGGTGAGGCCACATCCATAGATCCAGTCACCGTCGCGGATGCCGTCGCCAGAGAACATGTGTTGCATGTGGTGAAAGCCATACGCCAACAGAGTTGGACGCTCGACAATTTGGTCCGAGAAGGGCGGATTGCGATTGTCGGGGCAATGTACGATGTCGTCACCGGCGACATTGAATTTCTCGTACAAGATGGATTGAGTGAGACGGCAGTTGGGAACACAGCGAGCTAA
- a CDS encoding MATE family efflux transporter, translating into MTNAVSQIRQSVMTLAFPITVSSFLQRAEGIVAVFLVGGLGATSIAAVGLGQLLIFIATTVVSGLSVGSNVIIAQLWGARRRQDAGEAARHVLWLSIGISLALASLGILGNRVLMEQLGAEPDVIALALPYSTVLFYVIPCTVLIQVLSSVLQGTGDTRTPMYAMIGVNLLHVALAYPLIYGRWGFPALGLMGAAIAVGLAELTGALYLLMRCRPILKPSRRVRTDLIRSMWQVGASVSGERIVQQAGVFVYTKLVLLYGTVAYAAHQVGLSIESFSFLPGYGLAIAAATMVGQSIGAGNYARAKLENWEANRIAIALMACMGLIFYVFPEVLLRAFTTDEAVVDLGSLFLKIVALLQVPLAITMVLAGSLRGAGDTRFIMGATVIGMWGIRIPLALVAGLWVGQSVLFIWAATIADWTARMGLLLWRYRSERWRQIQVIHEREHS; encoded by the coding sequence ATGACGAACGCAGTCAGTCAGATCCGGCAGTCCGTGATGACACTAGCATTCCCCATCACGGTCAGCAGCTTTCTTCAGCGGGCGGAAGGTATTGTAGCAGTTTTCTTAGTCGGTGGGCTGGGAGCCACATCAATTGCGGCAGTCGGCTTGGGCCAGCTACTCATCTTTATCGCCACAACCGTGGTGTCCGGACTGTCGGTCGGCAGCAACGTCATCATCGCTCAGCTGTGGGGTGCTCGCCGACGGCAGGATGCGGGGGAAGCTGCACGGCACGTTCTCTGGCTGTCCATCGGAATATCGCTTGCGCTGGCCTCACTGGGGATTCTGGGTAATCGCGTTCTGATGGAACAACTCGGAGCTGAGCCGGACGTCATCGCATTAGCGCTCCCCTACTCCACCGTTCTCTTTTATGTCATCCCTTGTACGGTTCTGATACAAGTCCTCTCCTCTGTGCTTCAAGGTACCGGTGATACTCGCACTCCGATGTATGCCATGATCGGCGTGAACCTTCTGCATGTCGCCCTTGCCTATCCACTCATCTATGGACGGTGGGGCTTCCCCGCTCTCGGTCTCATGGGAGCCGCCATCGCCGTCGGCCTTGCCGAACTGACAGGCGCCTTGTATCTGCTGATGCGTTGTCGCCCAATCCTGAAACCATCTCGACGAGTTCGTACCGATCTGATTCGGTCGATGTGGCAGGTGGGGGCCTCGGTGTCCGGAGAACGGATCGTTCAGCAAGCCGGAGTCTTCGTCTACACCAAGCTTGTCCTCCTCTACGGCACCGTGGCCTATGCCGCTCACCAAGTAGGTCTGTCGATTGAATCCTTCTCGTTTCTACCAGGATATGGGCTGGCGATCGCCGCTGCGACGATGGTTGGACAAAGCATCGGAGCAGGAAACTATGCCAGGGCAAAGCTCGAGAACTGGGAAGCGAATCGCATCGCGATTGCCCTCATGGCCTGCATGGGCCTCATCTTTTACGTATTCCCTGAAGTACTTCTTCGCGCCTTCACGACAGACGAGGCGGTCGTTGACCTTGGAAGCCTCTTTCTGAAAATTGTGGCCCTGTTGCAAGTGCCTTTGGCCATTACAATGGTCTTAGCCGGATCCTTGCGCGGCGCAGGCGACACACGTTTCATTATGGGTGCGACGGTGATCGGCATGTGGGGTATCCGAATCCCGCTGGCCCTTGTTGCAGGGCTATGGGTCGGTCAGTCTGTATTGTTCATCTGGGCAGCCACGATCGCAGACTGGACAGCACGGATGGGGCTCCTACTCTGGCGGTATCGCTCCGAACGATGGCGGCAGATTCAGGTGATCCATGAACGGGAACACAGTTAG
- a CDS encoding DUF2779 domain-containing protein, which produces MMTVGDHQDDISFGLPPPRLSKSKYLSGLQCQKRLYLEIHHPALATPPDASTRAILDMGTDVGEWARRRFDGGRLVEAGYRQTEAALTQTASLMVDHTVPAIFEAAIQADGVLIRVDILERFPSGHIGQPSTWRLIEVKSSTKVKDVHLDDISLQRHVLIQAGIQVDACALMRINTRYVYAGGAVDLEQLFAIDDVSSLVVERESKVREKLARMKSMLACPSIPVVEPDDHCLVPYECPFWNHCTKDKPARWIFHLPGAKKLATDLVAQGIETIDEIPPHTRLSIIQRKVKDNIEWVSKNLAAELRTVAFPVHHLDFETFNPAIPRYPGTRPYQSIPIQWSNHIEQMDEGLVHHEFLHGEMSDPRRPLAKSLLESLGEEGSICVYSPYEKSVIEQLAEALPEFRTELRRLIKRIWDLHPIIKDHYYHPEFGGSFSLKEVLPAVVPALRYDDLEIREGGQAAAEYYRMVFIETDWVERAAIREALLRYCGRDTLAMVELRWVLKAKAEI; this is translated from the coding sequence ATGATGACGGTCGGTGACCATCAGGACGACATATCTTTCGGCTTGCCCCCCCCTCGCCTTTCGAAATCGAAGTATCTTTCAGGATTGCAATGTCAGAAGCGGCTGTACTTGGAGATTCATCATCCGGCGCTGGCCACGCCGCCCGATGCCTCGACGCGAGCAATTCTGGATATGGGGACCGATGTGGGTGAATGGGCTCGCCGTCGCTTCGACGGCGGTCGACTCGTAGAGGCCGGATATCGCCAAACCGAGGCAGCGTTGACTCAGACCGCATCGCTTATGGTGGACCACACAGTTCCGGCGATTTTTGAAGCGGCGATTCAAGCTGATGGGGTGTTGATTCGTGTCGATATTTTGGAACGTTTCCCTTCTGGACACATAGGTCAGCCATCGACATGGCGACTCATCGAAGTGAAATCCTCCACCAAGGTGAAGGATGTGCATCTTGATGATATCTCCTTGCAACGACATGTGCTTATCCAGGCAGGAATACAAGTGGACGCATGTGCACTCATGCGGATCAATACGAGGTATGTCTATGCCGGAGGAGCCGTTGATCTCGAGCAGCTCTTTGCGATCGATGACGTGTCGTCTCTCGTTGTGGAACGAGAGAGCAAGGTGAGAGAGAAGCTGGCTAGGATGAAATCGATGTTGGCCTGCCCATCCATCCCTGTCGTGGAGCCGGACGACCATTGCTTGGTGCCCTACGAGTGTCCATTCTGGAATCACTGTACCAAGGATAAGCCGGCACGATGGATCTTCCACCTGCCGGGAGCGAAAAAACTTGCCACTGACCTTGTGGCTCAGGGAATTGAGACCATCGACGAGATTCCGCCTCATACACGCCTATCGATCATTCAACGAAAAGTGAAAGACAATATCGAATGGGTCTCTAAAAACCTGGCAGCAGAATTAAGAACAGTGGCATTCCCTGTTCACCATCTTGATTTTGAAACGTTTAATCCGGCCATCCCACGCTATCCCGGAACCCGTCCGTACCAGTCCATCCCAATTCAATGGTCGAATCACATCGAACAGATGGACGAAGGACTCGTCCATCATGAATTTCTTCATGGGGAGATGAGTGATCCGCGACGACCTCTTGCCAAGTCGCTCTTGGAGTCGCTCGGCGAAGAGGGAAGCATCTGTGTCTACTCGCCCTACGAAAAGTCGGTCATCGAGCAGCTAGCCGAAGCCTTACCGGAGTTTCGCACGGAGCTGCGCCGTTTGATCAAGCGGATTTGGGATCTGCATCCGATCATTAAGGATCACTATTACCACCCAGAGTTCGGGGGATCATTTTCGCTCAAGGAGGTGCTGCCGGCCGTGGTCCCTGCATTGCGATACGATGACCTCGAGATCAGGGAGGGAGGACAGGCTGCGGCTGAATACTACCGCATGGTGTTCATCGAAACCGATTGGGTAGAGCGCGCTGCCATTCGTGAGGCGCTGCTGCGCTATTGTGGAAGAGATACCTTGGCGATGGTGGAGTTGAGATGGGTGCTCAAAGCTAAAGCAGAAATTTAA
- a CDS encoding choice-of-anchor L domain-containing protein, producing MITASRTASSLLAVLILGMVQATETLALSITQTSNTATLGTALGGTNLTINSVTINNGAASQFGTYTGFTSGPVTIGDGIVLSTGQVVQTTPGFNNGVQGSGTTPSTDTGQSGTAAFDNYGFGNIENFTDSNDVASFTVAFTLSAPSQVGFDFVFGSVEYPQFTSAYTDAFLAFLDGSAPANQIVFDSANNPVQVGMSFAGALTTADTNTAFADPHGLLRLQTFSPNELSAGSHTLNFQIGDVNDHILDSAVFISNFRAGTGTGGTNPVPIPEPMSLLLLATGLTGLGLARRRISGFGITK from the coding sequence GTGATCACAGCATCGAGAACAGCTTCTAGTCTTCTAGCGGTCTTGATCCTAGGAATGGTGCAGGCAACGGAAACACTTGCGCTCTCAATTACCCAGACATCGAACACGGCGACGCTGGGGACGGCACTGGGGGGTACCAACCTAACCATTAACAGTGTGACTATTAACAATGGCGCGGCGAGCCAATTTGGGACCTACACTGGATTTACCAGTGGACCGGTTACCATCGGAGATGGGATTGTTCTTTCGACGGGGCAGGTGGTGCAGACAACACCTGGTTTTAATAATGGAGTGCAGGGTAGCGGTACCACTCCGAGCACAGATACTGGACAATCTGGCACCGCGGCATTTGACAATTATGGGTTTGGGAATATCGAGAATTTTACTGATTCGAACGATGTCGCTTCATTTACCGTAGCTTTCACCTTGAGTGCGCCTAGTCAGGTTGGTTTTGACTTTGTGTTTGGTTCGGTCGAATATCCACAATTTACGAGCGCCTACACCGATGCATTCCTGGCATTTCTTGATGGTTCAGCTCCCGCAAACCAAATAGTATTTGATTCAGCCAATAACCCAGTGCAGGTGGGAATGAGTTTTGCCGGTGCGCTCACCACCGCTGATACCAATACGGCGTTTGCAGACCCGCATGGGCTTCTGAGGCTCCAAACATTTTCGCCGAACGAGCTTTCTGCTGGTTCTCACACTCTCAATTTTCAGATTGGCGATGTAAATGACCATATCCTTGACAGCGCGGTGTTTATTTCGAATTTTCGTGCTGGAACTGGTACCGGCGGGACTAACCCAGTTCCCATCCCAGAACCGATGTCACTTCTCTTGCTTGCGACTGGGTTGACAGGATTGGGTCTTGCTAGGCGACGCATTTCAGGATTTGGAATAACTAAGTAG
- the thiI gene encoding tRNA 4-thiouridine(8) synthase ThiI produces the protein MRCAIVHYHELALKGRNRESFERCLIHNIRTALQDLKIRQVENLHSRIRIRLPLEVSPAIVRDRLRRVCGIANFSLGQVIPLELSNPNLDVLTTAALEEITQHSFSTFRVTARRADKRLVLTSMDIERELGAAICSKTGKKVSLRTPDLTVYVELLSKETFCSAEKIEGPGGMPVGVSGHVACLLSGGIDSPVAAYRMVKRGCQATFIHFSGRPLVSRASEEKVCDLAGILTTYQYNSRLYVVPFGEIQREIVLTAPAPFRVVLYRRMMVRIAEELARREHCWALITGDSLGQVASQTPQNLCAVEEAAEFPILRPLIGMDKREIIDEAKQIGTYDISIEPDQDCCKLFVPLHPSTKTRIDDVLKIERMLNISTLVKRGLENAELTELSFPSSPT, from the coding sequence ATGAGATGTGCCATTGTTCACTATCATGAACTTGCCCTCAAGGGTCGGAATCGTGAATCTTTCGAGCGCTGCCTGATCCACAACATTCGAACGGCTCTCCAAGACCTTAAAATCAGGCAGGTTGAGAACCTCCACAGTCGAATCCGCATTCGGCTGCCTCTAGAAGTTTCTCCAGCTATCGTTCGCGATCGGTTACGACGTGTTTGCGGCATTGCGAACTTTTCACTCGGCCAAGTGATCCCCCTCGAGCTCTCCAATCCAAACCTTGACGTTCTCACAACTGCGGCTCTAGAGGAGATCACACAACACTCATTTTCTACGTTCAGAGTTACCGCGAGACGAGCGGATAAACGGCTGGTGCTGACCTCAATGGATATCGAGCGAGAACTTGGTGCCGCCATTTGCAGCAAAACCGGCAAGAAGGTCAGTTTAAGAACCCCTGACTTGACCGTATACGTCGAGCTCTTATCAAAAGAGACATTCTGTTCCGCAGAGAAGATCGAGGGGCCTGGGGGGATGCCGGTCGGCGTCAGCGGCCACGTTGCGTGTTTACTTTCCGGAGGAATCGACTCACCCGTCGCGGCCTATCGCATGGTCAAGCGTGGATGCCAAGCGACCTTCATCCATTTTTCTGGCCGCCCTCTGGTCAGCCGAGCTTCCGAAGAAAAAGTCTGCGATCTCGCCGGAATCCTCACCACCTATCAGTATAACTCCAGACTCTATGTCGTTCCCTTTGGAGAAATCCAACGGGAGATTGTCTTGACGGCCCCCGCCCCATTTCGGGTGGTGCTGTATCGGCGGATGATGGTAAGAATTGCTGAAGAATTGGCGAGAAGGGAACACTGCTGGGCACTCATAACCGGCGATAGTCTTGGGCAAGTGGCGTCACAAACTCCTCAGAACCTCTGCGCCGTTGAGGAGGCGGCGGAATTCCCGATTCTCCGGCCGCTCATCGGCATGGACAAACGCGAGATCATTGATGAGGCGAAACAGATCGGCACCTACGACATTTCCATCGAGCCAGACCAGGACTGTTGCAAACTCTTTGTGCCACTCCATCCCAGCACTAAAACTCGGATCGACGACGTGCTGAAAATCGAGCGGATGCTAAATATCTCCACGCTTGTAAAACGAGGACTAGAAAATGCGGAGTTGACCGAGTTGTCGTTCCCCTCCTCACCTACCTAA
- the trxB gene encoding thioredoxin-disulfide reductase → MHNVVIIGSGPAGLTAAVYTARANLSPLLIEGWQAGGQLTTTTEVENYPGFPQGIMGPELMKDMRAQAERFGTVFQTGDVTAVDLQARPLQVTVDDETTLEAKTLIIATGASPITLGLPNEKRLWGHGVSSCATCDGFFFKDKELVVVGGGDSAMEEATFLTKFATKVSIIHRRDKLRASKIMQDRAMKNEKITFLWNSVVEDVLGEDVVTGVRVKNTVTGKVWDLSCAGLFLAIGHRPNTALFTGQLKMHDTGYLYTTQGTATSIPGVFAAGDVQDAHYRQAVTAAGTGCMAAIDAERFLESLGA, encoded by the coding sequence ATGCATAACGTTGTGATCATCGGTTCAGGTCCTGCGGGACTCACTGCTGCGGTATATACGGCTCGAGCCAACCTATCTCCACTGCTTATCGAAGGATGGCAGGCAGGTGGCCAACTGACGACGACCACTGAGGTCGAAAATTATCCAGGTTTCCCTCAAGGAATCATGGGACCGGAACTCATGAAGGACATGCGGGCTCAGGCTGAACGGTTCGGCACAGTCTTCCAGACCGGTGACGTCACCGCTGTGGATCTCCAGGCTCGCCCTCTTCAAGTCACTGTTGATGACGAAACAACTCTAGAAGCCAAGACTCTGATCATTGCGACCGGTGCTTCGCCGATTACACTCGGTCTTCCCAACGAAAAACGTTTGTGGGGCCACGGCGTGTCCAGCTGTGCGACATGCGACGGATTTTTCTTCAAGGACAAGGAACTCGTCGTCGTGGGTGGCGGAGATAGTGCGATGGAAGAAGCCACGTTTCTCACCAAATTTGCCACGAAAGTCTCGATCATCCATCGGCGCGATAAATTACGTGCGTCCAAAATCATGCAAGATCGAGCCATGAAAAACGAAAAGATTACGTTTCTCTGGAACAGCGTCGTTGAAGATGTACTCGGGGAAGATGTCGTGACCGGAGTTCGAGTCAAGAATACTGTCACCGGGAAGGTTTGGGATCTATCCTGTGCCGGCCTTTTTCTCGCCATTGGCCACCGTCCCAATACGGCACTCTTTACAGGACAACTGAAGATGCATGACACCGGCTACCTCTACACAACTCAAGGTACCGCAACAAGCATTCCTGGAGTCTTTGCCGCAGGCGACGTGCAAGATGCGCATTATCGCCAAGCCGTGACCGCAGCCGGAACCGGCTGTATGGCTGCCATCGATGCCGAACGATTCCTCGAGTCGCTCGGCGCGTGA
- a CDS encoding dephospho-CoA kinase yields MIVIGLTGGVATGKSTVAKMFKQCGAIVIDADVLARTVVQPGTPAWRDIVRRFGKSVFNPDRTINRHALGALVFRHPSQRRTLERIIHPRVAREQKRLTQEARRKNPKAVVIYDVPLLFEVGIDKRVDKTIVVTADRETQIARLKKRNGLTRAEAIRRIKSQMPLVKKRRLADYVLDGTRAPRSLAQSVHQLYTSFRSL; encoded by the coding sequence ATGATTGTGATCGGACTCACCGGCGGTGTGGCTACCGGTAAAAGCACCGTGGCGAAGATGTTCAAACAGTGCGGAGCCATCGTCATCGATGCCGATGTATTGGCACGAACGGTGGTTCAACCCGGTACACCGGCATGGCGCGATATTGTTCGTCGCTTTGGGAAATCCGTCTTTAACCCTGACCGTACGATCAACCGTCATGCACTCGGTGCTCTCGTATTCCGCCATCCCTCACAACGCCGGACGCTGGAACGCATCATTCATCCACGCGTCGCGCGCGAGCAGAAACGTCTGACACAAGAGGCCCGTCGCAAGAATCCGAAGGCCGTCGTCATCTACGATGTCCCGCTCCTGTTCGAGGTCGGTATTGACAAGCGTGTAGATAAGACCATCGTCGTCACAGCTGATCGGGAAACTCAAATCGCCCGACTCAAGAAACGCAACGGGCTTACGAGAGCTGAAGCCATACGTCGTATCAAGAGCCAGATGCCGCTCGTAAAGAAACGTCGCCTGGCAGATTATGTGCTTGACGGCACGAGGGCCCCTCGCAGTCTCGCGCAGTCCGTTCACCAGTTGTATACGTCTTTCAGGTCTCTCTGA
- a CDS encoding right-handed parallel beta-helix repeat-containing protein: protein MRKVFLIAIGCWLMGTELGVAETDLRGSTARTITVAADGSGDFSSIQEAVDSAGKGDTVLIKAGAYAQDLTIHSKEKIRIVGEGVDRVVLQGRGEMVGVVHIGKWPYGATDIEISGLTINEHGGHALGIFNGHGITLHQLSVKGMVFGQQVQGVRIEDCVIGGSETTGIHFSDSQAVLIGNVIRDNDHGVNVTGKSSVRLEHNIITGNLFEAVVITDQATAVLMNNTLVKNGGGASFLGMSINEVSGNIVSLNKVGLLIAPSTQTKTSYNALFNSEADFMMPGSPSRPAPELKVATDVTADPRFVDAEHNDFRLRADTILLNRGGFRYLGALPPVQPSVSKRP from the coding sequence ATGCGGAAGGTATTTCTCATCGCGATCGGCTGCTGGCTCATGGGAACTGAGTTAGGTGTCGCCGAGACCGACCTCAGGGGGTCCACCGCACGAACGATCACCGTCGCAGCAGACGGTTCAGGGGATTTCTCATCGATTCAAGAAGCCGTCGACAGTGCCGGGAAAGGCGATACGGTGCTTATCAAGGCCGGGGCCTACGCTCAAGACCTCACAATTCATAGTAAGGAGAAGATCAGAATCGTCGGTGAGGGAGTGGATAGAGTTGTTCTACAGGGCCGCGGTGAGATGGTTGGTGTAGTGCATATCGGGAAATGGCCCTATGGGGCCACGGACATCGAGATCAGCGGTCTGACGATCAATGAACATGGAGGCCATGCGCTCGGAATCTTCAATGGACACGGCATTACGCTACACCAGCTTTCTGTGAAGGGGATGGTGTTCGGCCAGCAGGTACAGGGTGTACGGATCGAAGACTGCGTGATCGGGGGGAGTGAGACAACGGGCATACATTTTTCTGATTCCCAGGCCGTTTTAATTGGGAATGTCATCCGTGACAACGACCACGGGGTCAACGTGACAGGAAAGTCCTCGGTTCGTCTTGAGCACAATATCATCACCGGGAATCTGTTCGAGGCAGTCGTCATTACTGATCAAGCGACGGCGGTCTTGATGAACAATACTCTCGTGAAGAATGGTGGAGGAGCGTCGTTCCTTGGTATGTCCATCAACGAGGTCTCGGGAAACATTGTCAGCTTGAACAAGGTTGGCCTCCTGATCGCACCCTCGACTCAGACCAAGACCTCGTACAACGCCTTGTTCAATAGTGAAGCCGACTTCATGATGCCCGGCTCGCCGAGTCGTCCTGCCCCTGAACTGAAGGTCGCAACGGATGTCACTGCCGATCCTCGGTTTGTCGATGCAGAGCATAATGACTTCCGCCTCAGGGCCGATACGATACTTCTCAATCGTGGTGGATTTCGCTATCTTGGAGCGCTCCCGCCGGTTCAGCCGTCTGTATCTAAACGCCCATAA